A stretch of Streptococcus sp. oral taxon 061 DNA encodes these proteins:
- a CDS encoding PTS sugar transporter subunit IIA, whose amino-acid sequence MKYLILVSHGGLAEGLKTSLAMFAGDKMNQVIAVGLKEGKSVDDFAVDFRESISELTADDSVLVLADIVGGSPLTTAATVLEEVGKLDEALILGGMNLTMALTAVVMKDVLDGDDLSATILSEARSALQPFEVSATSAEEDDDDI is encoded by the coding sequence ATGAAATACCTCATTTTAGTCAGTCATGGAGGATTGGCAGAAGGCCTAAAAACATCACTAGCTATGTTTGCTGGTGATAAGATGAACCAGGTCATTGCAGTTGGACTCAAAGAAGGAAAGTCGGTCGATGATTTTGCAGTTGATTTTAGAGAAAGCATTTCAGAATTGACAGCAGATGATTCTGTACTGGTCTTGGCAGATATTGTAGGCGGTAGTCCACTAACCACAGCAGCAACTGTCCTAGAAGAAGTTGGGAAGCTAGATGAAGCTTTGATCCTTGGTGGAATGAATCTTACCATGGCTTTAACAGCAGTAGTGATGAAGGATGTGTTGGATGGAGACGATTTGTCAGCCACCATCTTATCAGAAGCACGATCTGCACTACAGCCTTTTGAAGTTTCAGCCACTAGTGCTGAAGAAGATGATGACGATATTTAA
- a CDS encoding PTS sugar transporter subunit IIB, with the protein MVVTFVRIDDRMIHGQTVTRWAKEKPCDGLIAVNDAAASNKVLIQAYKGASDKKTFVWTKEAFKEKSAKVTESDSRYFLITKNPIDMKEILVDQGFVPGDVKEIIVGPANDRPGAVKLGNNQSITQEEAEAFQAIQEAGYKVKFQLLPDVSIGYWDDFKSKFGF; encoded by the coding sequence ATGGTAGTAACATTTGTACGGATTGATGACCGCATGATTCACGGTCAAACAGTCACACGCTGGGCAAAAGAAAAACCATGTGATGGTTTGATTGCCGTAAACGATGCAGCAGCGTCAAACAAGGTTTTAATCCAGGCATACAAGGGTGCATCAGACAAGAAAACCTTTGTATGGACAAAAGAAGCCTTTAAAGAAAAATCAGCAAAAGTAACGGAATCAGATAGTCGTTACTTCTTGATTACCAAAAACCCAATCGATATGAAGGAAATTTTGGTGGATCAAGGTTTTGTCCCAGGAGATGTTAAAGAAATCATCGTTGGCCCTGCAAATGATCGACCTGGTGCAGTGAAATTGGGTAATAACCAATCTATCACACAGGAAGAAGCAGAAGCCTTTCAGGCTATCCAGGAAGCAGGTTACAAGGTTAAATTCCAATTGCTGCCGGATGTCTCAATTGGTTATTGGGACGATTTCAAATCTAAATTTGGTTTTTAA
- a CDS encoding PTS sugar transporter subunit IIC has product MTISWIQAILLAVFASLSSMPGMGGSSIGNYTLGRPLIGGLISGLILGDVTTGIMVGVALQVVYIALVTPGGTVSADVRAISYIGVPLAILFVHANHITDEAGIAAAAAPIGAAVGTIGTVLFYGTATMNLLWQHIGWKAVEEGNFKKLYAVDWVYPWISHFLFSFLPTMIITKYGENMVDLMKLYLPMDGFWMKALFTVGALLPCVGIAILLKQIVTKATDFIPFFVGFTLAKSLGLNLVASAVVSLIFAVIYYELEVIKSMKAVPAGVVYVDDDEEDI; this is encoded by the coding sequence ATGACAATTTCATGGATTCAAGCAATCTTGCTTGCTGTTTTCGCCAGCTTGTCTTCAATGCCTGGTATGGGAGGTTCCAGTATCGGGAACTATACACTCGGTCGTCCCTTGATCGGTGGGTTGATTTCAGGTTTAATTCTTGGAGATGTGACAACCGGTATTATGGTCGGGGTTGCCCTTCAAGTCGTTTATATCGCCTTGGTAACACCTGGTGGAACCGTATCTGCCGATGTTCGTGCCATCTCTTATATCGGTGTTCCTCTTGCTATCTTGTTTGTGCATGCAAATCACATCACAGATGAAGCTGGAATTGCAGCAGCTGCAGCCCCAATCGGTGCGGCCGTTGGGACAATCGGTACTGTTCTTTTCTACGGAACAGCTACCATGAACTTGCTTTGGCAACACATTGGTTGGAAAGCCGTTGAAGAAGGAAATTTCAAAAAACTCTACGCAGTTGACTGGGTTTACCCATGGATCTCTCACTTCCTCTTCTCTTTCCTTCCAACTATGATTATCACTAAATATGGTGAAAACATGGTTGATTTGATGAAACTTTACCTTCCTATGGATGGTTTCTGGATGAAAGCTCTCTTTACAGTCGGAGCTCTTCTCCCATGTGTCGGTATTGCTATCTTGTTGAAACAAATTGTTACAAAAGCAACTGACTTCATTCCATTCTTTGTTGGATTTACCTTGGCTAAATCTCTCGGCTTGAACTTGGTAGCGAGTGCGGTTGTTTCATTGATCTTTGCAGTAATCTACTATGAACTTGAAGTAATCAAATCTATGAAAGCTGTTCCAGCTGGGGTTGTTTACGTAGACGATGATGAGGAGGATATTTAA
- a CDS encoding PTS system mannose/fructose/sorbose family transporter subunit IID, protein MRRIFKMADRKKISKKTLAKAFHHWYYGHLTCFSQEHMQTFGYLTSMLPIVEEMYDTKEEQKDAMQTYTAFFNTEPQLGSLVVGITAGLEEARANGDAVDGETINGMRAGLMGPIAGIGDSLIVGTLIPVLLGIALGLSKGGNVAGAIFYIVVWNFLVYFGMRFAFFKGYQLGDKAVEFLVGPKGQALRKAISVVGGMVIGAVAATWVSVTTALEFKNANGEAFLKIQEKIDGVYPGLLTATFITICWWLMSKKKVSPNKVMLILVVVALIGVALGIFDPHLNY, encoded by the coding sequence ATGAGGAGGATATTTAAAATGGCTGATAGAAAGAAAATTTCAAAGAAAACATTAGCAAAAGCATTTCATCATTGGTATTATGGTCATTTGACTTGTTTCTCTCAAGAACACATGCAAACCTTTGGGTACTTGACTTCTATGCTTCCAATCGTAGAAGAAATGTATGATACAAAAGAAGAACAAAAAGATGCTATGCAAACCTATACTGCTTTCTTCAATACTGAACCGCAACTTGGATCTCTTGTTGTAGGGATTACAGCTGGTTTGGAAGAAGCACGTGCAAATGGAGATGCAGTAGATGGTGAAACCATCAATGGGATGCGTGCCGGTTTGATGGGACCAATCGCTGGTATTGGTGACTCTTTGATCGTTGGTACCTTGATTCCAGTTCTTTTGGGGATTGCACTTGGTCTTTCTAAAGGTGGTAACGTCGCTGGTGCTATCTTCTACATCGTCGTATGGAACTTCCTAGTCTACTTTGGTATGCGCTTTGCCTTCTTCAAAGGATATCAATTAGGGGATAAAGCCGTTGAATTCCTAGTAGGACCAAAAGGACAAGCTCTTCGTAAAGCAATCAGCGTTGTCGGTGGTATGGTTATTGGTGCTGTAGCAGCGACTTGGGTCTCTGTTACAACAGCACTCGAATTCAAAAATGCTAACGGAGAAGCCTTCCTTAAAATTCAAGAAAAGATTGATGGTGTTTATCCAGGTCTCTTGACAGCAACCTTCATCACTATTTGCTGGTGGTTGATGTCTAAGAAAAAAGTTTCACCAAACAAAGTCATGTTAATTCTAGTTGTTGTTGCCTTAATTGGTGTTGCTCTAGGTATCTTTGACCCACATCTTAATTACTAA
- the groES gene encoding co-chaperone GroES produces the protein MLKPLGDRVVLKIEEKEQTVGGFVLAGSAQEKTKTAKVVAIGQGVRTLSGELVAPSVKVGDQVLVEAHVGIDVKDGDEKYIIVGEANILAIVEE, from the coding sequence ATGTTGAAACCATTAGGAGACCGCGTGGTCTTGAAAATTGAAGAAAAAGAACAAACAGTTGGTGGCTTTGTCCTTGCAGGATCAGCCCAAGAAAAAACAAAAACAGCTAAAGTAGTAGCTATTGGACAAGGTGTTCGCACCTTGAGTGGTGAACTTGTTGCTCCAAGTGTAAAAGTTGGAGATCAAGTTTTAGTTGAAGCTCATGTAGGTATTGATGTCAAAGATGGTGATGAAAAATATATCATCGTGGGTGAAGCTAATATTTTAGCAATCGTTGAAGAATAA
- the groL gene encoding chaperonin GroEL (60 kDa chaperone family; promotes refolding of misfolded polypeptides especially under stressful conditions; forms two stacked rings of heptamers to form a barrel-shaped 14mer; ends can be capped by GroES; misfolded proteins enter the barrel where they are refolded when GroES binds), with protein sequence MSKEIKFSSDARSAMVRGVDILADTVKVTLGPKGRNVVLEKSFGSPLITNDGVTIAKEIELEDHFENMGAKLVSEVASKTNDIAGDGTTTATVLTQAIVREGIKNVTAGANPIGIRRGIEAAVATAVEALKNNAIPVSSKEAIAQVAAVSSRSEKVGEYISEAMEKVGKDGVITIEESRGMETELEVVEGMQFDRGYLSQYMVTDNEKMVADLENPYILITDKKISNIQEILPLLESILQSSRPLLIIADDVDGEALPTLVLNKIRGTFNVVAVKAPGFGDRRKAMLEDIAILTGGTVITEDLGLELKDATIEALGQAAKVSVDKDSTVIVEGAGNPEAIANRVAVIKSQIETTTSEFDREKLQERLAKLSGGVAVIKVGAATETELKEMKLRIEDALNATRAAVEEGIVAGGGTALVNVIPAVEALELTGDEATGRSIVLRALEEPVRQIAYNAGYEGSIVIDRLKHAELGTGFNAATGEWVNMIEAGIIDPVKVSRSALQNAASVASLILTTEAVVANKPEPVAPAPAMDPSMMGGY encoded by the coding sequence ATGTCAAAAGAAATTAAATTTTCATCTGATGCACGTTCAGCAATGGTCCGTGGGGTTGATATCCTAGCTGATACAGTTAAAGTAACCTTAGGCCCTAAAGGACGTAATGTCGTTCTTGAAAAATCATTTGGTTCACCATTGATTACCAATGACGGGGTGACAATCGCTAAAGAAATTGAACTAGAAGACCATTTTGAAAATATGGGTGCCAAATTGGTATCAGAAGTAGCTTCTAAAACCAACGATATTGCTGGTGACGGGACAACCACTGCAACTGTCTTGACCCAAGCCATCGTTCGTGAAGGAATCAAGAACGTTACAGCAGGAGCAAACCCAATCGGTATCCGTCGTGGGATTGAAGCAGCAGTTGCAACTGCTGTAGAAGCCTTGAAGAACAATGCCATTCCAGTATCAAGCAAGGAAGCAATCGCACAAGTCGCTGCCGTATCCTCTCGCTCTGAAAAAGTGGGTGAATACATCTCTGAAGCCATGGAAAAAGTTGGTAAAGATGGAGTTATCACTATTGAAGAATCACGTGGTATGGAAACAGAGCTTGAAGTTGTAGAAGGAATGCAATTCGATCGTGGTTATCTATCACAGTACATGGTCACTGACAATGAAAAAATGGTTGCAGACCTTGAAAATCCATACATTTTAATCACTGATAAGAAAATCTCAAACATCCAAGAAATTTTGCCACTTCTAGAAAGTATTCTTCAAAGTAGCCGTCCGCTCTTGATTATTGCAGATGACGTTGACGGTGAAGCTCTTCCAACTCTTGTCTTGAACAAGATTCGTGGAACTTTCAACGTAGTTGCTGTTAAGGCTCCTGGTTTCGGTGACCGTCGTAAAGCGATGTTGGAAGATATTGCGATTTTGACAGGTGGAACTGTTATTACCGAAGACCTTGGTCTTGAGTTGAAAGATGCTACCATCGAAGCTTTAGGTCAAGCAGCTAAAGTGTCTGTAGATAAAGATAGCACTGTTATTGTAGAAGGCGCAGGTAATCCTGAAGCAATTGCTAACCGTGTCGCTGTCATCAAGTCTCAAATTGAAACAACAACTTCAGAATTCGACCGTGAAAAACTTCAAGAACGCTTGGCTAAATTGTCAGGTGGAGTAGCTGTTATCAAGGTTGGTGCTGCAACTGAAACTGAGTTGAAAGAAATGAAACTCCGTATCGAAGATGCTCTTAATGCGACTCGTGCAGCTGTTGAAGAAGGTATCGTTGCAGGTGGTGGTACTGCCTTAGTGAATGTCATTCCAGCTGTTGAAGCTTTAGAATTGACAGGTGATGAAGCAACAGGACGTAGCATTGTTCTTCGTGCCTTAGAAGAGCCGGTTCGCCAAATTGCCTACAACGCAGGCTATGAAGGTTCAATCGTTATCGATCGTTTGAAGCATGCAGAGCTTGGAACAGGCTTCAACGCTGCAACAGGTGAATGGGTTAACATGATTGAAGCAGGAATTATCGATCCTGTTAAGGTAAGTCGTTCAGCCCTTCAAAATGCCGCTTCAGTAGCAAGTCTCATCTTGACAACCGAAGCAGTTGTAGCTAACAAACCAGAACCAGTAGCCCCTGCTCCAGCAATGGATCCATCTATGATGGGTGGTTACTAG